The Acidobacteriaceae bacterium nucleotide sequence AGGAGTAAGGACCTGCTCGCAGCAGAACGTACAGATGCTCTTCCTGCGCAAGCCTTATGAAGGCGGCAAGGTCGGCCTGCCCTTTGAAATCGAAGACGCCGGGACTAGGCTCATGCACGTTCCAGAAGACGTACGTCGCGACTGTGTTCAGCCCCATGGCCCGCGCCATCTGCAGGCGTTGCCGCCAGTACTGACGCGGTATGCGCGCGTAGTGCAGCTCTCCGGCAATCACTTCGAAGGGCTTACCGTCCAGCTCGAAGTGATCCCCGACTACGCGGAAAGAGTGCTTAGTCTTTGTCGTTTGCGCCTGTGTGCAAACGAACGAAATCATCAGCAGCAAACAGGCGACAATCCGAACTCTCATTCATTCCCCGGCTACAAAATGTACGCCCAAACCTCTATCGTTGGCGCGACATAATTTGCCTCATATGAGTCAGGAAGGGATGTTGCTGAACGTAGTCCGTTTCGGTGTTGGTGTTACGGCATCACCACGTCTTGAATGCGATCACGTGAGGAGGACCTGCCTTGCCATCTACCGCTTCTGTCTCAACGATGGCTTCGAAGTTCTCTGCATTTTTCAAATCACGCAGTGCGCCCTTGAACGCCTGCGGCGAGGTCAGCAACTCGCCCGCTGCCTGCGTTCCCTGCGAGGAAATTCCCGCAATGATGACAGACGGTTCGCCCGAGAGCGGGCTATGAAACTTCGCCACAATCCCATAGTCTTTTGCGATCCGCTGGTGCGGCGTCGTAATGTCGACGGCCCACTGCGTCTTGCCATCCTTGGCCACAATCCGTCCCGTGCGGCCATCGGGCGACTCTTCAAAGTGGAACGGAAGATCTTTGGTCAGTCGCAGCGTCCACGCATTGTCTAGCGCGCCGATGAAGATCGCCGGTCCGGTCCGCAGCTCGGAGAAACTGATCTCGGACGAAGACGCCAGCCAGTACTTAAGGTTCTCGCGTTCCAACCGCCCAGCCACACGCGCCGCGATCGTCGTGTCTTCAATTGACAGGTTTGGCGCTACCGAAACATCACTCGGTCGCTCCGGTGAATCAGGAGCAGGAACGTGCCGGATCACCGGCATCACAATGATGGCGCTGTCAGAACTACCCAGGAACGCCGCCCAGAACGCGCCCACCTGCGTCGGCTGGTTGCGTTTCAGCAGAGGGATGTAGCCCGCCAGTGCCGCCACCAGCAGGAGTACCAGAGCACAGGCCACCACCCTCCAGAGCTTTGAAGAGGACTTTGCTTCCAGCGTCGCCTGCGTCTGTTCTTCTACGGCAGCATGTGCCGAAGCCATAGCTTCTTCGGCCGCAGCCGTCTCCTGCACCGTCGCTACTTCGAGCGCAGGGGGCTCAACCACCACAACCGCCTCAGCGGGGCGGCGATAGAGCGGCAGGTACGTGCCCGAAGGCAACTCAATATGGATACCGTCATCGCGGCCATCGGTGTAGTAGTACTGCGCCAGCTTTTTGCGCAGCTCGGTCGCGGTCACCCGGACAATCGGGTCGGCGTTAGTGTCATAGTCCGGCTTGCGGCCGAAGACCTCCACACCCAGCGTGCGCTCTTTCAGCGGAGCCGCTTCGCCGTGCGCCAAAGACTCGTGGACCACAAATTGGAGGAACGCCGGAAGACGGCGACTATGGCGGAAGAGAGTATGCGACAGCAGCCGTTCGAGCTCCTGATCGATCTCGCGCCGCTCATCCCCAGTCATCTTGTCAAGAGAAACTACCCGCATCCACACCACCACCGACGTTGAAAACACCCGGCATAGCTATCGTTGACCTGCGGGATGAGCCGTATGATACATGCCGCTGCATACGGTCAGGAAGCGCAGCACACCGTATCTTGCGGTAAGGCCCGGTGCCGAGCACCTGCTTCAACCCCTATCTTGGAAGCCTGATATTGGTTCGAGGAGAGCACGCATCGTGAATCGCCCCACACACCCAGAAATGGGTACGCCGTCCGAAGTTTCAGCAGCTTTGCCCACCCGTCGCCAGGTACTTCGCGGAGGGCTCGCCGCTGCCGGCGTTCTCGCCTCTGCCCGGCTCTCTGCTTTTGCTCAGGCTCCGGTCAGCCCGGTCGCTGGGTCCGTCGTCGTCTCTGCGACCGCCGGAAAGCACATCGCCGCCGACTACACCGGGCTCAGCTACGAGACCACCCAACTCGCTCACCCGCAGTTCTTCTCCGGCGACTCCGCCGCACTCGCCCGCTACTTCCGCCTGCTCGGCCATGACGGCGTGCTCCGCATCGGCGGTAACATGAGCGAGTTCAGCTTCTGGGATCCCAAGGCCCCTGTGACGGAAACCCCCGACGGCGTCGAAGGCCCGGACCCCGGCCACGGCTCGCCCCGCACCTACAAAATCCCCGCTGTCGCCATCGACAATCTGGCGAAGTTCCTCAAGCTCACCGGCTGGAAGCTGATCTACGGCCTCAACCTTGCCGCCGGAACCCCGGAAACGGCTGCGGACGAAGCCGAATACGTCGCAAAAGCCATCGGGACGAACCTCGTCGCGCTGCAGTTCGGCAACGAACCCGACCTCTTCAAGCACAACAAGGACCCCAAGCAGCACTGGACATACGACGAGTTCATCACCAAGTGGCAGCTCTTTTACGACGCCGTCCACCCCCGCGTGCCGCACGTCATGATCGCAGGCCCCGACACCTCCTACGAACCTGTCTGGATGAAGAAGTTCTGCGAGCAGGAGAAGGGCAAGATCGGCCTGCTCACCGGCCACTACTACGCCGGTGGCCCGCCGACTGATCCGAAGATGACGACCGGCTTCCTGCTGGAGCCCAACGCTCGCCTGAAAGATCACGTCCTCCGGGCCATCGAAATCGGCAACGCCAACGGCGTACCGTACCGTATGTCGGAAGGTAACACCTGCTACGGAGCAGGAAAGAAAGGCGTTAGCGACACCTTTGCCTCCGCGCTGTGGGCGGTTGACTTCTGGCTTCAGCTTGCGGAGCAGGGTTCGACCGGCGTTAACCTGCACGGCGGCGGCAACGGCTACTACACCCCCATCGCCGGTTCCCCGGCAAAGGGCCTCGTCGCACGTCCCATCTTCTATGGTCTCCAGATGGCGGGCGCCTTCGCCGGAGCGCAGCTTCACGCCTGCGAGGTCAACGCTGGCGGCAAGAACGTAGTCGCCTACGCTGGAACGAAGGCAAAGGGCGCGGCCCTCGCCATCGTCAACCGTGATGCCGTTCCTGTACGCCTTGAAGTCGATCTCCCCGCCAGCCTCGAGGGCGCGTCCGCCGCTGAGTTCTCTGGCTGGAGACTGCAGGCCCCCTCGCTCGAAAGCACCTCCGGTGTCACCTTCGCCGGCGCGGAAGTCACGACGGACGGCCACTGGATGCCGAAGAAAACAGAGAAGATCGCCGTCCGCAAGGGCAAGGCTGTGGTGGAGCTTGCTCCCTACAGCGCCATCCTTTTGTGCACTGCGGGCTTCTAAGCTGATTGTTGTTGAGGTGATACGGCACGTGCTGAGTTGGAGTTTCCCCATCGTTCGACGTGTCGGCACGCTCTGCCTTCTGCTTGTGTGTGTCTTCGCTGCAAGGGCGGAAGCAACACTCCAGCAGGCGCTGGACGCCTCAACCTTTCCTCTTCGTCCTCAGGATCCCGCCGCTGCGACCTTCACCGGTCGCAGCGGCGAAGATGTCTCAGCGGAACTGCAAGCCACGATCGACAAGCTGCAGGAAACCCGCCACCAGGGCGTGATCTTCATCCCCGAAGGTCGCTACCGCCTCACCCGCACCATTTACGTCTGGACCGGCATCCGCCTGATCGGCTTCGGCGCAAAGCGCCCCGTCTTTCTCCTTCCAGACAACACTTCCGGCTTCTCCGGGGACACTCCAGTCGCGCTCTTCCACTTCGCCCACCAGCGTCCCCGGGCGGGGCAGCCGATTCAGGACGGTACCTCCGACACCTTCTACAGCGGCCTCTTCAACATCGACATTCAGGTCGGGAAGGGCAATCCCGCCGCCTCTGCCGTGCGCTTTCATGTCGCCCAGCACGGCATCCTCTCGCACCTGCGCATCGAGATGCGCTCCGGCCACGCCGCCATCTGGGACGCCGGAAACATCGCCGAAGACCTGCATCTGATCGGAGGTGACTACGCCATCGACACCGGCGTGACCGCCCCCGCATGGCCGTGGGTGCTCATGGACTCCGTGCTCGAAGACCAGCAGAAAGCCGCCGTCCGCACGCACGACGCCGGAACCACGCTGGTGCGCGTGCAGATCCTCCACACGCCCATCGCTGTCGAAATCCCCGCAGGTAAAATCGAACATCTTTACCTCGCCGACACCACGCTGCAAGCGATCAGCGGCGTTGCCATCCAGCCCGGTGACGCGGCCAACGAGCGTTCGCAGATCGCTGCCGACAACCTCCGCTGCATCGGCGTTCCGCACTTTTTGCCCGGCACCAGCCTCTCCGCCGCTCTCCCCGGCCTGCCCGGCTCTTTTACGGAGGAGCGTCTCCGCCTCGGCACCATCGCGGATGCGAACGGCCGCCGTTCCCAGCAACATCTCCAGCACGCCGAGCATCCCGGCGTCAGCGACAAACTGCCCGCCACCGACGTCTCCCCGCTTCCCGCGCCCGATACCTGGGCCAACGTCCACGAACTCGGCGTCGTCGGCGACGGTCTGCACGACGATACGGCTGCGCTTCAGCATGCGGTCGACACCCACGCCTCACTCTTCTTTCCTGCGGGCAGATACCGCCTCACCGGCACGCTGCATCTTCGGCTTGAAACCGCTTTGATCGGTCTACATCCGTTTGCGACGCAGATCATTCTCGCGGACAACACCCCGGCCTTTCAGGGCGCAGGCGCACCGGTCCCCGTGCTGGAAACTCAGCCCGAAAGCCGCAATATCATCAGCGGCATCGGCCTCTCGACCGGCGCGTTCAATCCCCGGGCCAACGCTCTACTCTGGCGTTCGGGCGCCGCGTCGCTTCTGGAAGACGTCAAGTTCTTCGGCGGCCGCGGCACGCTCGACGAAGCCAACCACCCGATCCACATCTATCCCGCTCCCACGCCAGAACCCCCTGTTTCGCAGGGCTGGAGCACGCAGGCCCCCAGTCTTATCGTCCGTGGCGGCGGTGGAGTCTTCCGTGCCATTTGGAGCGCAAGCTCCTTCGCCCAGGCTGGGATTCAGGTCGAATCATCCGCAATCCCCGGCGCGGTCTATCAGTTCTCCTGCGAGCATCACCTGCACCACGAAGTCATGCTCGACGGCGTCAGCCACTGGAGATTCTTCGCGCTGCAAACAGAAGAGGAAGCCCAGCAGGGCAAGGACGCCGTTGCGCTGACGCTCCACAACGTCAACGATCTCCGCATCGCCAACCTCTTCGACTACCGCGTCACCCGCAGCCTCGGCCCAGCCGACCACGCCATCGAAATCACCGGCCACAACTCCGGCGAACTCGTCGATCTCCACGTCTTCGGCGGTGGCCGCTACGCCTTCGACAATAGCGTCTTCGACCAGCGTAGTAGCGTCCGCTCGCGGCTACGGGAACTCGCGCTCCTTAATCTCTCGCTCCTTAATACAGACACGCCGCTCGTGCCGTCCACTCTGCTGCAGAGTCCAATGCTCTTCGTCCCCGGTTCGCTGCATCTCGTGGCGCATGGCTTCGCCGATCTCACCGGGCTAACGTCTCTCCCGGATGGCGATTTACTCTTCACCGACGCCTCTTCCCACAAACTCCTGCGGCTTCACGCCAGCAGCGGGCAGGTGGAAGAACTAAAGCTGCCAGAGGACGTAAAGCCCGTCGTGATCGCCACCATCACACCTGCCGGTGCAGTCGTTCTGGACGCCGCCGGCAAGGCCTACCGCATCAGCCTCACGGAGCCGCTCACTGCAACGGCTCTTGCTCCCACCGCAGCAGGCGATGCGCGCTGGCTCCCAACGGGCGGTCATAGCGGATGGAAAGCTCTACTGGCCTCGGTTCACGCCGAGCAGGGATTCCCGACGGCAGAAACAAGCACCGTTCCCACCCCCAAAGACATGCGACCGCTGCTCTACGGTACGCAGTACAGCCTCTATCGCAAGGGAACGCGCACGCTTCTGGTCTCGGAAGAGGACGCCCAGGTGGCTCGACTTCCTATCGGCGGCGAAACTCCGGAGACCATCGCTCCCATTGCAGGCACCTCTGTGCTTGAACTCGGCTGTGGGCGTCTGCTCGTTGCTGGCGATCAGCTTCATCTGCTCTCCAGCGAGGGTCGGCTGCTCGGCACCACCGAACTTCCGTCGCGCCCGACGTCACTTTTGCTCGCCGACGATCAAAAGACGGTCTGGATCGGCGCTCGTGGAGATCTCTACTCCGCTCTCCTGGCACCCTGTCCTGCGGTGCGGTAGAAAAACCGCATCTCGGACGTATCATACGTCCGCAGAACACACCTGGAACTCCATCGCAAATACATGTAAATAAATGACTTTATCCTTTTATCGGCTGTTTGCCGTCAGGTTAACGGTAAAGTCCTAACCGACCGTAATCTGCGTTCAATAGATTCCTCGGGTTGCATCAAGACAGGGGCTCAACGTTCTATATAGACGGCGAGCTTCCCAAGGGAGAGCCATGAAGGAAGTCGGATCATTGAACAAGAAAGCTGGAAAGCCAGCAGAGATCGCACGAGGGATTCGTAATCTCGGCGCTGCTGTTTCCTTTGCGTCAGTCACCATGTTGGGCGTCGGAGTTGTCGGGACCGCATGTATCGCTCCTGCCGCCTACGCGCAGGGAACCAACGCTACGGTTCGCGGAACCGTAACCGATGCCACCGGAGCTCTGGTTGCCGGAGCGTCCGTATCGTTGAAGAGCCAGGAAACGAAGGTCGTCGTCTACACAGGCAAGACGCTGGAGAACGGTTCGTTCGTCGCCCCGCAGATTCCTCCGGGCGAGTACTCGCTGACGGTCACCTCGCCCGGCATGAGCAAGAAGACGCTCAACAACATTACGGTCTCGGTCTCGCAGACCACCTCGCTGGACGTTGCGCTCGCCGTCGGCAGTGCGAACGAGCAGGTGGACGTACAGGCCACCAGCACCCAGCAGCTTGATCGTGAAAGCTCGAACATCAGCACGCTGATCTCTCCGGCCGAAGTCCAGAACCTGCCGCTGCAGTCGCGCGACGCCTACAACCTGCTGGCAATCGTTCCGGGCATCGCTCACGGCGGTTCGGCAACGGCCGTCAACTCGCAGCAGATCTCCATCAACGGCAGCCGTTCGCTCAACACCGAACTGCTCCTCGACGGCGTCTCACTGGTCGTTCCTTCCACCGGCTTCACCGCGGCCCTGCCCTCACCGGACGGCATCACCGAGTTCCGGGTGCTTGCGCTCAACGCTCCGGCAGAGTTCGGCCGAACCTCCGGCGGCGTCATCACCGTCAGCACCAAGTACGGCACCAGCGACTTCCACGGCAACCTCTACACTCTGGTGCGTAATGAGGCGTTGAACGCCAACAGCTACGCCAATCGCCTGAAGAACCCTGTCCTGGCCCGCCCCCGCGATCGCTACTACCAGTTCGGTGGCAGCATCGGTGGGCCATTGTTCATCCCGAAGCTCTACGGTCGCAACCATCAGACCTTCTTCTTCATCAACTACGACCGCACGCAGCGGATCGTCCCCACGACCTCGACGTCTACCGTACCTTCCGCCGACTGGCGTACAGGAAACTTCAGCACAGCTACCACCACCATCGTGGATCCTGTGACCAAGCTTCCGCTGGCAAACAACCAGGTCACGGCGATTGATCCAGCCGCCGCCGCAATCATTGCGCGTATTCCCCAGGCCAACACGACAGGTACGTTCGACGCCACTAACAACCGCTACACCAACAACTACACCTACCAGACCACGACCAAGCCGGTCACGCAAAGAGTGGACGCCCGCCTGGATCAGCAGATCCGTCAAAGCGACCGTATCTTTGCCTCCGTCTACCGCTTCACCGACATGTCGCCACAGGTTCCCACCTTCAACGACCTGCTGCTGAACACTGGTTATGACTGCGCCTGCTCGGAAGGCTGGATGGGATCAATCGGCGAAACGCACATCTTCTCCCCAACGCTCGTCAGCGAAATCCACATGGGCTTCTTCCGTTATGCGGCGTACCGCAACCCGACCGGCGGGAACGCAAACGTGGCAACCACGTTCAAAATTCCCTCCACGCCGCTCGACCAGCTCCCCTACACCAGCATTACCGGCGAGTCCTCGTTTGGCGCCACCAGCAACACCACCCAGTTCAACGCGACGAACACCTACTCGCCCTTTGGCTCGGTCACCAAAACCTGGGGACCGCACACGTTCAAGGCTGGCTTCAGCCTGCGCAAGAACGAGTTCAACTCCTACAACCCGGCTTCGTACATCAACGGCTCGCTCAACTTCACGGGTGAAATTACCAGTCCGACAGCCAACAGCGGAAACCCTGCAAACGCCATGGCAGACTTCCTCTACGGCAAGATCAAGACAGGGAACTACGAGCTGCCGCAGCCTCCCACCGGCCGCCGCAACTACAACTACGGCATCTACCTGCAGGACGACTATCGCATCACCCCGACGCTGGTCGTAAACGCTGGCGTACGCTACGAGTACGAAAGCCCGCAAACCGTCTCCAACAATATCTACTCTCGCTTTGAAGACAGCACCGGCTCGCTGCTCGTCGCTGGCAAGAACGCAACCAACTCACTCAACATCACCACGCCCAAGCTCGACTTCTCGCCGCGCGTTGGCTTCTCGTGGAGCGCTCACCCTTCTACCGTCGTTCGTGGCGGCTTCGGCATGTTCTACGGCCTGGTGCTCTCGAACCTCGGCGGCCAGATCGCCTATCCCGGCTACGACGTCACCTCGTCGTACAACAACCAGGGCTCCGGTGTCGCGCAGCCGTTCACCCTCTCGCAGGGTCTTCCGCTCAACGGCGTTCGCGACCTCAACAACCCCGGCGCTGTACTCGTGGGCACCTCCGCATCGAATCCGCTAACGGTCTCCGGCGTGCAATTCGGCAAGCTCGATCCGCTCTCGCTCGTACAGCAGTACAACCTCGGCATCGAGCAGCAGCTTCCGTTCGCCATGCTCTTTGAGCTGAACTATGTGGGCAACCACTCCGTGCATCTTCCGCTGAACATCCCCATCAACACGGTGGACATCACAAAGTGGGACGCCGTTGCCTTTGCGAACACGACCACCGCAACGCAGAACGCAAAGCCGTTCTCCAACCTCGGCACCTGGACCTCGGTCTACACCGGCGGCACCGCACGGTATGACTCCATGCAGGCTTCGCTGCGCCGCCAGTTCAGCACGAACCTCGCGTTCATCATGAACTACACCTGGGCGAAGAACCGCGATAGCGATTCGAGCGTCTTCGGTAACGGCGTACCCACAAGTGCTTCAGCACACGCCCAGTACATGGGTAACTCGAAGCTGCGTGCGCTGGATTACGCCGCTTCCTCGTTCGACATTCGCAACACGTTGAACATCGCCGTACAGTACACCACCACTGGCCCAGCCTGGCTGCGCGGATTCAAGATCGCCCCGATCTTCATCATGCGTTCCGGCGCACCGCTCAACATCACGCAAACCAACAACATTCCAAACGCGACAGCACAGCGTCCGAATGGAAGCAGCAACTCGCTCAAGATCACACCGTACCGCACCGGAAGTGCGATCCAGTACTTCATGCCGACGACCGACTCGCGCTTTCCTCTGACGCCCAGTGGGCCGCTTTTCACGGGCACGGGTTCCGCACGTACGGAAGTGCTCCATGCTGCTCTAGGAACGCTGGGACGCAACAGCATCGTCGGCCCCGGTGAAGTGAATCTTGACCTGTCCGTTTCGCGAATCATCCCGATCTACCGGAAGGTGAACTTCCAGATCCGTATGGATGCGTTCAACGTCCTCAACCACGTCAATCTGTCGTTCCCGTCGACAACGCTCACCACGGTCGTCAACGGAAGCACACCGGGCTTCAATAGCTCGAGCTTCGGACAGATCACATCCGCGCAGCCGATGCGTACGATGCAGATCGTCGGTCGCATCAACTTCTAACCCATCCATGCAGAAGCGGCCGCACCGGAGTACTCCGGTGCGGCCGCTTCTTGTTTTGTACTTTGGAAAATCCCTGCTTCTTACTGCAGACCTCCGCTTACGCGAATCGTCTCGCCGGTGATCCATGCGGAATCTTCAGACGCAAGGTACACGGCTGCCTTCGCGATATCTTC carries:
- a CDS encoding carboxypeptidase regulatory-like domain-containing protein, with the protein product MKEVGSLNKKAGKPAEIARGIRNLGAAVSFASVTMLGVGVVGTACIAPAAYAQGTNATVRGTVTDATGALVAGASVSLKSQETKVVVYTGKTLENGSFVAPQIPPGEYSLTVTSPGMSKKTLNNITVSVSQTTSLDVALAVGSANEQVDVQATSTQQLDRESSNISTLISPAEVQNLPLQSRDAYNLLAIVPGIAHGGSATAVNSQQISINGSRSLNTELLLDGVSLVVPSTGFTAALPSPDGITEFRVLALNAPAEFGRTSGGVITVSTKYGTSDFHGNLYTLVRNEALNANSYANRLKNPVLARPRDRYYQFGGSIGGPLFIPKLYGRNHQTFFFINYDRTQRIVPTTSTSTVPSADWRTGNFSTATTTIVDPVTKLPLANNQVTAIDPAAAAIIARIPQANTTGTFDATNNRYTNNYTYQTTTKPVTQRVDARLDQQIRQSDRIFASVYRFTDMSPQVPTFNDLLLNTGYDCACSEGWMGSIGETHIFSPTLVSEIHMGFFRYAAYRNPTGGNANVATTFKIPSTPLDQLPYTSITGESSFGATSNTTQFNATNTYSPFGSVTKTWGPHTFKAGFSLRKNEFNSYNPASYINGSLNFTGEITSPTANSGNPANAMADFLYGKIKTGNYELPQPPTGRRNYNYGIYLQDDYRITPTLVVNAGVRYEYESPQTVSNNIYSRFEDSTGSLLVAGKNATNSLNITTPKLDFSPRVGFSWSAHPSTVVRGGFGMFYGLVLSNLGGQIAYPGYDVTSSYNNQGSGVAQPFTLSQGLPLNGVRDLNNPGAVLVGTSASNPLTVSGVQFGKLDPLSLVQQYNLGIEQQLPFAMLFELNYVGNHSVHLPLNIPINTVDITKWDAVAFANTTTATQNAKPFSNLGTWTSVYTGGTARYDSMQASLRRQFSTNLAFIMNYTWAKNRDSDSSVFGNGVPTSASAHAQYMGNSKLRALDYAASSFDIRNTLNIAVQYTTTGPAWLRGFKIAPIFIMRSGAPLNITQTNNIPNATAQRPNGSSNSLKITPYRTGSAIQYFMPTTDSRFPLTPSGPLFTGTGSARTEVLHAALGTLGRNSIVGPGEVNLDLSVSRIIPIYRKVNFQIRMDAFNVLNHVNLSFPSTTLTTVVNGSTPGFNSSSFGQITSAQPMRTMQIVGRINF
- a CDS encoding glycosyl hydrolase family 28-related protein, with translation MLSWSFPIVRRVGTLCLLLVCVFAARAEATLQQALDASTFPLRPQDPAAATFTGRSGEDVSAELQATIDKLQETRHQGVIFIPEGRYRLTRTIYVWTGIRLIGFGAKRPVFLLPDNTSGFSGDTPVALFHFAHQRPRAGQPIQDGTSDTFYSGLFNIDIQVGKGNPAASAVRFHVAQHGILSHLRIEMRSGHAAIWDAGNIAEDLHLIGGDYAIDTGVTAPAWPWVLMDSVLEDQQKAAVRTHDAGTTLVRVQILHTPIAVEIPAGKIEHLYLADTTLQAISGVAIQPGDAANERSQIAADNLRCIGVPHFLPGTSLSAALPGLPGSFTEERLRLGTIADANGRRSQQHLQHAEHPGVSDKLPATDVSPLPAPDTWANVHELGVVGDGLHDDTAALQHAVDTHASLFFPAGRYRLTGTLHLRLETALIGLHPFATQIILADNTPAFQGAGAPVPVLETQPESRNIISGIGLSTGAFNPRANALLWRSGAASLLEDVKFFGGRGTLDEANHPIHIYPAPTPEPPVSQGWSTQAPSLIVRGGGGVFRAIWSASSFAQAGIQVESSAIPGAVYQFSCEHHLHHEVMLDGVSHWRFFALQTEEEAQQGKDAVALTLHNVNDLRIANLFDYRVTRSLGPADHAIEITGHNSGELVDLHVFGGGRYAFDNSVFDQRSSVRSRLRELALLNLSLLNTDTPLVPSTLLQSPMLFVPGSLHLVAHGFADLTGLTSLPDGDLLFTDASSHKLLRLHASSGQVEELKLPEDVKPVVIATITPAGAVVLDAAGKAYRISLTEPLTATALAPTAAGDARWLPTGGHSGWKALLASVHAEQGFPTAETSTVPTPKDMRPLLYGTQYSLYRKGTRTLLVSEEDAQVARLPIGGETPETIAPIAGTSVLELGCGRLLVAGDQLHLLSSEGRLLGTTELPSRPTSLLLADDQKTVWIGARGDLYSALLAPCPAVR
- a CDS encoding glycosyl hydrolase family 79 C-terminal domain-containing protein, which encodes MNRPTHPEMGTPSEVSAALPTRRQVLRGGLAAAGVLASARLSAFAQAPVSPVAGSVVVSATAGKHIAADYTGLSYETTQLAHPQFFSGDSAALARYFRLLGHDGVLRIGGNMSEFSFWDPKAPVTETPDGVEGPDPGHGSPRTYKIPAVAIDNLAKFLKLTGWKLIYGLNLAAGTPETAADEAEYVAKAIGTNLVALQFGNEPDLFKHNKDPKQHWTYDEFITKWQLFYDAVHPRVPHVMIAGPDTSYEPVWMKKFCEQEKGKIGLLTGHYYAGGPPTDPKMTTGFLLEPNARLKDHVLRAIEIGNANGVPYRMSEGNTCYGAGKKGVSDTFASALWAVDFWLQLAEQGSTGVNLHGGGNGYYTPIAGSPAKGLVARPIFYGLQMAGAFAGAQLHACEVNAGGKNVVAYAGTKAKGAALAIVNRDAVPVRLEVDLPASLEGASAAEFSGWRLQAPSLESTSGVTFAGAEVTTDGHWMPKKTEKIAVRKGKAVVELAPYSAILLCTAGF